Proteins encoded in a region of the Paenibacillus sp. E222 genome:
- a CDS encoding DUF4179 domain-containing protein, which produces MSNPFNIDQKLKEQAKERPIMSEIVRNRIDATLGSLPESPNTLNIEQGAGRGLRKGLRRTAAATIAAGVLAVTVFASGFVSPVMADSLRQIPLVGSLFSSIEADMGLRTAGNEGLTTPVNRSFAYQDVKLEVLETVYDGTRAAFLVHVTAPNLNQGMYDNGKDIVKLSSGIENVFFQANGSRPDSGLFYSSTGANEPDTLLFEQVIPSDQKDAFPDQFDAKVKLTLQGIDHEFELTVPFAKSTDNIHHVQPDTVMTHDLYTAAVTKADVTPVTTRLTTVIGLNDKSTLTAKEEEQLRHIGFAVYDDQGRQLTALSGEGMYEGNQLKSERIYATTAKDVKYLMVKPFEIKDDFAEEVKDTQFIKGMEMKIQLQ; this is translated from the coding sequence ATGTCGAACCCGTTTAATATCGATCAGAAGTTAAAAGAACAAGCAAAGGAGCGTCCAATTATGTCTGAAATCGTACGTAACCGCATTGATGCTACACTGGGGTCTCTGCCAGAATCACCAAACACCCTGAACATCGAACAGGGCGCAGGGCGCGGGCTGCGCAAAGGATTACGCCGCACGGCAGCCGCAACAATTGCAGCCGGTGTACTGGCCGTGACCGTATTTGCATCAGGCTTTGTCTCTCCGGTCATGGCTGACTCCTTGCGCCAAATACCGCTTGTAGGCAGTCTCTTCAGCTCCATCGAAGCCGATATGGGGCTTAGAACAGCGGGTAACGAAGGTTTAACTACCCCTGTGAACCGCTCCTTTGCTTATCAGGATGTGAAGCTCGAAGTATTGGAAACGGTATATGACGGTACACGCGCAGCGTTTCTGGTTCACGTCACTGCACCCAATCTGAATCAGGGCATGTATGACAACGGCAAGGACATTGTGAAGCTGAGCAGCGGCATCGAGAACGTCTTTTTCCAAGCCAACGGGTCCCGACCGGACAGCGGTCTGTTCTACAGTTCCACCGGGGCGAACGAGCCAGACACCCTGCTTTTTGAACAGGTCATTCCCTCCGATCAGAAAGACGCCTTCCCGGATCAGTTTGACGCTAAAGTCAAGTTGACGCTTCAAGGGATTGATCACGAGTTTGAGTTGACAGTTCCTTTTGCCAAATCAACAGATAACATCCACCATGTTCAGCCTGATACCGTCATGACCCATGATCTGTATACAGCTGCTGTTACGAAAGCCGACGTTACACCTGTCACCACCCGCTTAACTACCGTTATCGGTTTGAACGATAAGAGTACACTTACGGCAAAAGAGGAAGAACAGCTGCGTCACATCGGATTTGCCGTCTATGATGATCAGGGGCGGCAGCTGACTGCACTCAGTGGCGAGGGCATGTACGAGGGCAACCAGCTGAAATCGGAACGCATCTATGCTACAACAGCCAAAGATGTAAAATACCTGATGGTGAAACCTTTCGAGATCAAGGATGACTTCGCCGAAGAGGTTAAAGACACGCAATTCATCAAGGGAATGGAAATGAAGATTCAGCTTCAATAG
- a CDS encoding PRD domain-containing protein — MRTLKVIKKVNNNVAIAINEHNEEVFVVGKGVGFLKTPYELTETDLVEKIFVAPKNIRMYDLLNSIPIEDIYLAEEVIKLGSQILNKTFNPNLLLTLSDHISFALTRTREGISIKNPLEWEVRTLYPDETRVGEAALKLIHEQTGITLPAAETTLMALHFVNAQVGSGEMTDTTKVTTVTGEILSVIKYALKIDFQEDSIHFMRFATHIRYFIMRQMSGKSLKDENESLFLMVKEKFPKELACVEKIADFLKNNYGWTCSDDEKLYLILHIQRLISN, encoded by the coding sequence GTGAGAACATTGAAGGTTATCAAGAAAGTAAACAATAACGTGGCCATCGCTATCAATGAACATAACGAAGAGGTATTTGTCGTAGGCAAGGGTGTGGGATTTCTGAAGACCCCTTATGAGCTGACGGAGACCGACTTGGTGGAGAAAATATTCGTAGCTCCGAAGAACATCCGGATGTATGATCTGCTGAACAGCATTCCGATTGAGGATATTTATCTCGCGGAGGAAGTCATCAAGCTGGGCAGTCAGATCCTGAATAAAACGTTTAACCCGAATCTGCTTCTCACCCTGTCTGACCATATCAGTTTTGCGTTAACCCGAACCAGAGAAGGCATCAGTATCAAAAATCCACTGGAATGGGAAGTGCGAACACTCTATCCGGATGAGACCCGGGTGGGAGAGGCAGCACTCAAGCTGATCCATGAACAAACGGGTATAACCTTGCCAGCAGCAGAAACGACACTAATGGCACTTCATTTTGTCAACGCACAGGTCGGTTCGGGGGAAATGACGGACACGACCAAGGTGACCACAGTAACGGGTGAGATTCTATCGGTGATTAAGTATGCGCTCAAAATCGATTTTCAGGAAGATTCCATTCATTTTATGAGGTTTGCGACACATATACGGTACTTCATTATGCGGCAAATGAGCGGCAAATCGCTCAAGGACGAGAACGAGTCCCTGTTCCTGATGGTGAAGGAGAAGTTTCCGAAGGAACTGGCGTGTGTGGAGAAGATTGCGGATTTCCTGAAAAACAATTATGGCTGGACCTGTTCCGATGATGAAAAATTATACCTGATTCTTCATATCCAACGACTTATATCCAACTAA
- a CDS encoding beta-glucoside-specific PTS transporter subunit IIABC produces MNNKDLAKNILELVGGEQNISGLTHCATRLRFVLKDDAKADLKTLDQLEGVLKAQNSGGQIQVVIGAKVDAVYGEVKSLTSDQFGGVDESADRSGPKKKRNPVNVVLETIAGIFTPVLPALVGCGMIKCVATVIAALGWLEGSGFLVIVNMIGDLIFYFLPFFLAVSAAHKFKTNPYLAVALAAGLMHPTILNAAAQIADTGVNTIDFLGMPILLMKYSSSVIPIILAVWIMSYVYRFVDQFIPKFLRVLLTPMVVLFIMIPLELIVLGPIGSYVGDWLTQGINYLFSTAGVLAGLILGFFKPIMVMFGMHYALMPIQVQQVASLGSTVLLPAALAANLAQAGAAFGVFVLTKSKTMKSAAGSSGFTALFGITEPAIYGVTLRYKRPFFAGCAAAGLVGGFYSLVHASATAISLPGILALGTYTADRYIYVVIGSVAAIILGFVFTLMAGIKEDADGAKPKQQAAGAVDSIQTAAATGVTAEQDSPQTSASSSDMLIVSPMTGEIRPISEVEDQAFAQELMGKGIAIVPTEGKVYAPFDGVVEALYRTKHAIGLKAANGVEILIHIGVDTVSLKGKYFNAHIEQGQSIKAGDLLVEFDPEGITSAGYNTITSIVVTNMQQYGDVLTTANSGSVRESEALIKLIP; encoded by the coding sequence ATGAACAACAAAGACTTGGCTAAAAACATACTTGAACTTGTTGGCGGCGAGCAAAACATCTCGGGTCTGACACACTGTGCAACCCGGTTGAGATTTGTATTAAAAGATGATGCCAAGGCAGATTTGAAGACGCTGGATCAGCTGGAGGGCGTACTCAAGGCACAGAATTCCGGGGGACAGATCCAGGTCGTTATTGGTGCCAAGGTAGATGCAGTATACGGTGAAGTGAAAAGTCTGACTTCAGACCAATTTGGTGGAGTGGACGAATCCGCAGATCGCAGCGGACCGAAGAAGAAACGTAACCCGGTCAATGTAGTGCTGGAGACGATTGCAGGCATATTCACGCCTGTACTTCCAGCCCTCGTTGGCTGCGGGATGATCAAATGTGTGGCTACAGTAATCGCTGCATTGGGATGGCTCGAAGGTTCGGGATTCTTGGTCATCGTCAATATGATTGGCGATCTGATCTTCTATTTCCTGCCTTTCTTCCTGGCCGTGAGCGCAGCTCACAAGTTCAAAACCAATCCGTATCTGGCGGTGGCACTTGCAGCCGGACTGATGCATCCAACCATTTTGAATGCAGCTGCCCAGATCGCCGATACAGGCGTCAATACCATTGATTTTCTTGGAATGCCGATCCTGCTGATGAAGTATTCATCCTCGGTCATTCCCATCATACTGGCCGTTTGGATCATGAGCTATGTGTACAGATTTGTCGATCAGTTCATACCGAAGTTTCTCAGGGTGCTGCTTACCCCAATGGTGGTTTTATTTATCATGATTCCACTCGAACTCATCGTACTTGGACCTATCGGTTCCTATGTCGGTGACTGGCTCACCCAGGGAATTAATTATCTGTTCTCCACAGCAGGCGTTCTTGCCGGTCTGATTCTCGGATTTTTCAAACCGATCATGGTTATGTTCGGTATGCACTATGCACTCATGCCCATTCAGGTACAACAAGTGGCGAGTCTGGGTTCAACCGTGCTGCTGCCTGCTGCACTGGCGGCGAACCTGGCCCAAGCGGGAGCGGCATTCGGTGTATTTGTACTGACGAAGAGTAAAACGATGAAATCTGCCGCCGGATCAAGCGGCTTCACGGCATTGTTCGGAATCACTGAACCTGCTATCTACGGGGTTACGCTGCGATACAAGCGGCCATTCTTTGCGGGCTGTGCAGCAGCCGGGCTGGTCGGAGGATTTTACAGTCTGGTTCACGCCAGTGCTACAGCAATTTCATTGCCCGGCATCCTCGCTTTGGGGACGTACACTGCTGACCGTTACATCTATGTCGTGATTGGCTCTGTTGCTGCAATCATACTCGGCTTTGTATTTACCCTGATGGCCGGTATTAAGGAAGACGCAGATGGAGCAAAACCGAAGCAGCAGGCAGCGGGTGCGGTAGACAGCATTCAGACTGCTGCTGCCACAGGAGTGACAGCAGAACAAGACTCCCCTCAGACATCTGCATCTTCCTCCGATATGCTAATTGTCAGTCCAATGACGGGGGAGATCAGACCGATCTCAGAGGTTGAGGATCAGGCATTCGCCCAGGAGCTGATGGGTAAAGGTATTGCCATTGTTCCGACAGAAGGCAAAGTGTACGCTCCTTTTGACGGGGTAGTTGAAGCGTTATATCGTACCAAACATGCCATTGGGCTCAAGGCAGCAAACGGTGTGGAAATTCTGATTCATATTGGCGTGGACACCGTCAGTCTGAAAGGGAAATATTTTAACGCCCATATCGAACAAGGACAGAGCATCAAGGCAGGGGATTTATTAGTAGAGTTTGATCCGGAAGGCATCACTTCAGCGGGATATAACACGATTACATCCATTGTGGTAACCAATATGCAGCAGTATGGAGACGTCTTGACCACAGCTAATAGTGGATCCGTTCGAGAAAGCGAAGCATTGATCAAGCTGATCCCTTAA
- a CDS encoding sigma-70 family RNA polymerase sigma factor, producing the protein MDSPDLIKLAIQGDRDAFIRLIREIENSLYNTAISMLRKEEDVADAIQETILKAYKSMHTLREPQYFKTWMFRILINECNTLLSRRTRSTSYAEVPLSRQLEPSSPYDEVDMREAVDQLEESKRIVIVLHYFEDLSLRQVADALGLSESAVKMRLTRARKELYHKFRNFREVKFHVEPV; encoded by the coding sequence ATGGATTCACCCGATCTCATCAAGCTAGCCATTCAGGGAGATCGCGATGCCTTCATCAGGCTAATCCGAGAGATTGAAAATTCCCTATACAATACCGCAATATCCATGCTGCGAAAAGAGGAGGATGTGGCGGATGCCATTCAGGAGACCATCCTGAAAGCCTACAAATCCATGCACACCCTCCGGGAACCCCAGTACTTCAAAACATGGATGTTCCGCATTCTTATTAATGAATGCAATACCCTGCTATCCCGTCGTACCCGCTCCACTTCCTATGCAGAAGTACCACTGTCAAGACAGCTGGAGCCTTCCAGTCCCTATGATGAGGTGGACATGAGGGAAGCGGTCGATCAACTGGAAGAGTCCAAGCGAATTGTCATTGTGCTGCATTATTTTGAAGATTTGAGTCTGCGTCAAGTCGCGGATGCGCTGGGGCTATCTGAAAGCGCAGTGAAAATGAGGCTGACACGGGCAAGGAAAGAACTGTACCACAAATTCAGAAACTTTCGGGAGGTAAAATTCCATGTCGAACCCGTTTAA
- a CDS encoding 2-keto-3-deoxygluconate permease yields the protein MNILGRVQKIPGGLLIVPMLLAAVINTLFPAFFQLGDPTTALFTSKGTMVLIGMILLVSGTQLNLSQLLTTLKRAGVLCISRLIISCIFGWAFVHFFGIGGIGGVSAVAFIAVLTSCNPGLYLALMNSYGDDVDRAAFGILNLIAVPVIPVMILNSASGVGIDYLSVLATLVPFLIGILLGNLDSNIQKMFAPGTLILLPFLGTSFGSNINLRIAFQSSLSGLLVTVLFLIICMLPLIGIDRGLLKRPGYAAAATCSVAGLSMVVPSMAAGFNPAYEPYVETAIAQIAFAVILTSILVPYMVRRLAQPDTAMDSEK from the coding sequence ATGAATATTCTGGGGCGTGTCCAAAAAATTCCTGGCGGCTTGCTAATTGTCCCTATGCTGTTAGCTGCTGTCATCAACACCCTGTTTCCGGCCTTCTTTCAGCTCGGTGATCCAACAACGGCACTGTTCACCTCAAAAGGCACGATGGTGCTCATTGGCATGATCCTGCTGGTGTCCGGAACACAATTGAACCTGTCCCAGCTACTGACGACCTTGAAGAGAGCAGGTGTGCTCTGCATTTCCCGCCTAATCATCAGCTGTATATTCGGCTGGGCGTTTGTACATTTTTTTGGCATAGGTGGGATTGGTGGTGTCTCTGCGGTAGCATTCATAGCCGTTCTGACCAGCTGCAATCCGGGCCTATATCTGGCATTGATGAATTCCTATGGCGATGATGTAGATCGAGCTGCATTTGGCATTTTGAATCTGATTGCTGTTCCCGTCATTCCGGTCATGATATTGAATTCGGCAAGTGGTGTCGGGATTGATTATCTCAGTGTTCTTGCTACACTGGTGCCTTTTCTGATTGGTATTCTGTTGGGTAATCTGGACAGCAATATTCAGAAGATGTTCGCTCCGGGAACATTGATTCTGCTGCCTTTTCTTGGTACAAGCTTTGGGTCTAATATTAATTTGCGCATTGCATTTCAGTCGAGCTTATCCGGCTTGCTGGTAACTGTGCTGTTTCTGATCATCTGTATGCTGCCTCTCATCGGAATTGATCGTGGGTTGCTCAAACGTCCGGGTTATGCAGCGGCAGCGACTTGTTCGGTTGCTGGTCTGTCAATGGTAGTACCCTCGATGGCCGCCGGATTTAACCCGGCATATGAACCTTACGTGGAGACGGCGATTGCCCAGATTGCTTTTGCGGTTATTCTGACCTCCATTCTGGTTCCGTATATGGTTAGAAGGTTGGCTCAACCTGATACTGCCATGGATTCTGAAAAATAA
- a CDS encoding glycoside hydrolase family 1 protein, producing the protein MTNLNFPKDFLWGGALSACQAEGAYNVDGKSLTIPEVMKFNEKNDRKVTKQIRINREMIEEAKNDPDTVKYPKRRGIDFYHTFREDLALFAEMGFKVFRYSISWARVFPNGDDAAPNEKALQFYDQVIDECLKHGMEPLITISHFDMPIVLIDKFGGWFNRKLIDLYVNYCDVLFNRYKGKVKYWITFNEINMSVKAGAKTLGIIEYDKPNFEEMLFQGLHHQFVAASRATKMAHEIDPENKIGSMVAYFTTYPYTCKPEDALQMQQDDQMKNQFFLDVLNQGEYPYYGKTYFKNKGITINIEDGDLDSIRANTADFVGMSYYNSMISSSDTEQLELTAGNVHSVYKNPHLPANEWGWQIDPVGLRYTLNLVYDRYKKPVFILENSSGFYDKLNEDGSVNDPYRIDFLSKHIEQMGLAIADGVEVLGYTMWGPIDMISSGTSEMSKRYGFIYVDQDDYGNGSMKRYRKDSFFWYQNVIQTNGEQL; encoded by the coding sequence ATGACAAATTTAAATTTTCCAAAAGATTTCTTATGGGGCGGGGCGCTTTCAGCCTGTCAGGCAGAAGGAGCTTACAATGTGGATGGCAAGAGCCTGACCATACCGGAAGTGATGAAGTTTAACGAGAAGAACGATCGCAAGGTGACCAAGCAGATCCGAATCAATCGGGAGATGATCGAGGAAGCGAAAAATGACCCTGATACCGTAAAATATCCGAAGCGCCGGGGCATCGACTTTTACCATACGTTTAGAGAGGACCTTGCGCTATTCGCTGAAATGGGCTTCAAGGTATTCCGCTATTCCATCTCATGGGCCAGAGTATTCCCGAACGGGGATGACGCGGCTCCGAACGAGAAGGCACTTCAGTTCTACGACCAAGTGATTGATGAGTGTCTGAAGCATGGCATGGAGCCTCTGATTACGATCAGTCATTTTGATATGCCCATCGTGTTAATTGACAAGTTTGGTGGATGGTTCAACCGCAAGCTGATTGATTTGTATGTGAATTACTGTGATGTGCTGTTTAATCGGTACAAAGGGAAAGTGAAGTATTGGATCACATTTAACGAGATCAACATGAGTGTAAAAGCAGGAGCCAAGACGCTGGGCATTATTGAATATGACAAGCCGAATTTTGAAGAGATGTTATTCCAGGGTCTGCACCACCAATTTGTGGCGGCATCCAGAGCGACCAAGATGGCACACGAGATCGATCCGGAGAATAAAATCGGAAGTATGGTGGCCTATTTTACAACGTATCCATATACGTGCAAGCCGGAGGATGCGCTCCAAATGCAGCAGGATGATCAGATGAAAAACCAGTTCTTCCTGGATGTATTGAATCAAGGGGAATATCCGTACTATGGCAAGACTTATTTCAAAAATAAAGGCATTACCATCAACATCGAAGACGGTGACCTCGATAGCATTCGGGCGAACACGGCTGATTTCGTTGGCATGTCGTATTACAATTCCATGATCTCCAGCAGTGATACCGAACAGCTTGAATTAACGGCCGGGAATGTACACAGCGTCTACAAAAACCCCCATTTGCCTGCAAACGAATGGGGCTGGCAGATCGACCCGGTGGGACTGCGGTATACGCTTAATCTGGTCTATGACCGCTATAAAAAGCCTGTATTTATTCTTGAGAACAGCTCGGGCTTCTACGACAAGTTGAATGAGGATGGAAGCGTCAACGATCCTTATCGAATTGACTTTCTGAGCAAACACATTGAACAGATGGGGCTGGCCATAGCCGATGGTGTAGAGGTGCTGGGATACACGATGTGGGGACCGATCGACATGATCAGTTCGGGTACTTCCGAGATGAGTAAACGTTACGGGTTCATCTATGTCGATCAGGACGACTATGGCAATGGTTCAATGAAAAGATATCGTAAAGATTCGTTCTTCTGGTATCAGAATGTGATCCAAACCAATGGAGAGCAGCTGTAA